The genomic segment TGCTCATATGAAAGAGACAAGCCAAAGGCTTGATTTCAAAAACGCATTGGCAAAATCAGCTAAAGAATACCATCAATCTCAGAGCAGAACCACCAAAGTGGTTCCAATGAAACAGTCCGCTGTTATTTCTCTTTGGGAGCGAATCAAAGCAAGTTCTTTAGTAGCGGCGGTAGTGGCCGTATTTGCAGTATTTGGCACATTATGGTTAAGTGGTTATTATAGCAACCTGGAAAAAGCATCTTCTGATTACAGTGCTTTGCGCCGTGATATGAACAATGTCAAAAAGAATGTGAATGCGCACAATGCAGCAATTAGGGATATCAATGACAAGAAATCAGTAACGGCCGGTGAAAGCCAATTTGGTGCGACTGGTTTTATGCTCACCACCGATGGTTATGTGGTCACCAATTACCACGTCATCAGCGGGGCTGATTCCATCTATTTACAGAACAGTAAAGGCGAGTCGTACAAAGCTCAGGTTGTCCATACGGATGCCAGCAAGGATCTAGCGATCCTGTACATCGCAGATAAGAATTTCAAAAAGGTTAAAAGTCTGCCCTATACCTTCAAAACATCAACTTCAGATTTAGGGGAAGATATCTATACGAT from the Sphingobacterium thalpophilum genome contains:
- a CDS encoding S1 family peptidase; amino-acid sequence: MGTMNQSEFFEWADQYLRGELAAAEQAAFESFCAEHPSYAAQLQQHRDFVAHMKETSQRLDFKNALAKSAKEYHQSQSRTTKVVPMKQSAVISLWERIKASSLVAAVVAVFAVFGTLWLSGYYSNLEKASSDYSALRRDMNNVKKNVNAHNAAIRDINDKKSVTAGESQFGATGFMLTTDGYVVTNYHVISGADSIYLQNSKGESYKAQVVHTDASKDLAILYIADKNFKKVKSLPYTFKTSTSDLGEDIYTIGFPRDEAVYGQGYLSSSTGYAGDTIAYQISVPVNPGNSGGPVLDSKGNVIGIISGKQRGIDGAAFAIKTKSIMNAIAAIPTDSLSAEVKINKKNTLAGLPRTEQIKKLQDYIYMVKVY